A window of Armatimonadota bacterium genomic DNA:
AATGGCGGGGGGCATGGGCGTCTCGCAGCTGAAGATTTCGCAGGACAAAACGGCCAAGCTGAAGTACGTGAAGCGCGATACGGTGAACGGCAAACCGGTGCACGTGATCGAGGCGACCAACGTCTCTATGATCCCGATCCCCAATCATAAGATGTGGGCTTACATCGGGGTCAACGACAACCTGATGCACCGCTATGTGGTAGAGGGCACGATGCCCGGCGGACAGGGCCAAGCTGCCGGCCAGAAGATGCGCATGGAGATGAACTTCGCGTATAAATCGATCGGCAAGGACCTGCCCAACTCGATGTTCGTTTGGAAGGCTCCGGCGGGCGCAAAGGAGCAGAAGATGGCGCAACCGATGCCCGTCCGCCCCCAAGGCAAAAGCAAGTAGTCGGCCGTATAGAGCCTCCCCCCAAAATCGAAGATTGGGGGGAGGGAACGAAATTGGCGTTGCTTAAGTCCCCTGAACCTACCCCGGAAGCGTCCGAGCATCCCCTTGGCGAAGAGTGAAGCCGATCGAGTCAAAATGCTCCAACAGCGGCACGGCGTACTTGCGAGAGGCGCCCAATTCGTCTCGCAGCTGCGCCGCCGTAATCGAGCCATGCGTCCGAATGAACTCAGCAGTTCGGTCCATGATCTCCTTCAGCCGAGATGCCGTGTAATACAGCCCTTCGTCGATCATTGCAATCTGCCCTAACTCCAGGCCCAGGCTGACCATCTCCTGGATCGCCTGAGGCGGCGCGCCGACCTGCTGACCAACCTCGCCCAACGGAGGCGGTTGCGCTCCGCCCGAATCGAGCGCCGCCATCACCCTCGTCAAGAGCGCCTGCTGCTTGGCATTCGGCGCTATCTCGAAACCGGAGAGACGAACCCGTCGCTCGCGACCGACGCTCAAGAGCTCGATCTTTCCTTCGCCCGCCATCCCCTTCAGCGCGGCTTCCAATGTCGCCCGATCGGCCTTCAGCGCGCTGCGCAGAGTCTCAATCGGCATCCCAGACTTGAGGGGATGCTTCGAATGGTATTGGGCAATGCTCTGAAAGGCTTGCCCTGCCAGCCGCTCGACCATCGCGCCCGAAATCAGCCGTCCGTCCGAAAGCTCGATCGCCGTCCCTTCGGCCAGCGCCGATGCAATCTCCTCGCCGGTCAACTCGGGGTGCGACTTCTGGATCTCCTTTCGAGCCGCGCCGGATGGCATCGCGCTCAAAATGGCCGCCAACCGGTTCAGTTGCGTCTCGCCTCTCAGCCTCTTCAGCGTCTCCGGATCGCGCCGCCGATATTTGCCCGGCTGTAGATCGAGCGCGATGCCGCCGCCCAACGTCGTCAGTGGCGAATAGCGCCGAACGATGAACCTATCCCCCTGTGCCAGCGCCAGAGGCGATTCCAGGCGAATCTGAACATAGCCTTCCTCCCCCGTGCCCAAGTTTCCCTCGTCCAACAGATAGACCCGGCCCAGCGCCTCTGCGGCGCCGGCATGGACGCGCACCCTCATCTGGTGCGTCAGCGCCAGCTTATCCGGTGATTCTCCATGCGCAACGGGCTTGTCTAAGAGCCTTACTTTGGCATTAAATCGAGCGGTCGCGCGCGCCGCTCCCTCCTGTGCGAGCAGGCAGCCGCGCTCGATCACAGCCTTGTCCGCACCGGCCAGGTTTATCGCCAAGCGCTGTCCAGCAACTCCTTGCTCCAAGTTCTTGCCGTGGCTCTGGATGCCTCGGATTCGTGCCTCCTCGCCTCTGGGAAGGATCAACAGTCTCTGATTGAGCCGTACAACGCCCGAGAGCGCCGTGCCGGTTACGATCGTGCCAAACCCCGGACGCGGAAAGACGCGGTCGATAGTCATTCGGAAAGGCGCGTCTATCGGTTTGGGCGCCGCCGCGGCCGCAGCGCGAAAAATCGCCGCTCGAACATCCTCCAATCCTGCTCCCGCAATCGCCGATACGGGCACGATCTCTGCTTTTTCCCAGGGGCCGCCCGCAATCAATTCCCGAGCCTGGTCCAGCGCTAACTCCAACCATTCTCGATCCACCTTGTCGATCTTGGTCAGCGCGATCACGGCCGTTTCCACGCCCAACAGCTGCAAAATCGCCATGTGCTCGCGAGTTTGCGGCATGGCGCCCTCCTCGGCATCGATCACCAACAGCGCGGCATCCACACCGGTCGCGCCTGCCAGCATGTTCTTAAGGAACCGCTCGTGCCCGGGCACATCGATAATACCAATGCTTACCTCGGTCGAAGCCAGATCGGCAAATCCCAGGTCGATGGTCATGCCGCGCTCCTTTTCTTCCTTCAATCGGTCGGGGTCGATGCCGGTCAGCGCCCTTACAAGGGTCGATTTGCCGTGATCCACATGACCGGCGCTGCCCACGATCGCATGCTTTATCATGGACCCCGATTCTACACTCCAGGCAAATCAGCCAGACTTTTCTGGCCTCGCCGCTCGAGCCAGAAGCGTTAGGTATACTGCCCGCGGGAAAGCAGAAGCGAGGATAACGATGAAAGATATGAAATTAACCGATAGAGAGCGCGTCGTCTTAGGGCGGTTTGCCGACGGGCTCAGTTCGAACGACGTGGCCGAATCGCTCGATCTTCCGGGCGAAAAGGTGGAAGAGGCCGTGGAAAGCGTGCTGAACAAGATCTTCTCCGGCTCCGTAATGAACCTGGTCGAAGAGGAAGAGAAGGAGCCAGTCGCCGTCTAAGGCTCACTCAGCCCGCGCGATCAACCAAAGCCCAGCCAGGCCGAACAGAATGTTCGGCGACCAAGCGGCCAATAAGGGCGGCAGATAGCCCTGTTCGCCGACCAATTGTGCCAACAAAAGCGTGTTCCAATAGACGAACGCCAGCACAATTGCGATCAGCACGCCCACAAAGCCGCCGCTCCGTGCCAGCCTCAAGCTGATGGCTGGGCTGATGAGCGCCATGATCAAACAGGCGACGGGCATCGCGACCTTAAGGTGATAGCTCAGTTCCTTGCCTCTCGTTGCGATGCCCAATTCGCGCTCGCGGTCGATCTGTTTCTTCAATTCGGCACGGGTCAGCTCCTCGGGTCGAACCGGGCTGGAAAAGAAGTCCTGAATCTGCGGCTTCAGCGCGATCGGCTCCATCTCGCCCACCTTCACGTCGAACACATCGCCGTTCTTGTGATAGAAATGAATGGTGGGGCGGGTCAGGTCCCATCGCCCGCCGCCATAGATACCGTCCTCTGCCCTCACGACGATCCAACCGCCCTCCGCCAAGTTCTCCAAAAGCGCAATGTCGGTCAAAAGCGCAAAGTCGCCCTGCCTCCTGACACTGCCAATGGCTACGGTATAGCGTCCCGAGCGCATCACCACATTGTTCGCCGAGGTCGGCGCGGATTGCAGAAAGAGAATCCGTGTCAGCAGGCGGTTGAACTCGCGCTCGGCCTGGGGAGCCACCTTCTCGGTCAGCCAAAAGTTGACGCCAGAGACGACCAGCCCGAACAGGATCATAGGCAGAAAAATGCGGCGAAGGCTGATACCGGCCATTCGCATGACGGTAATCTCGCTGTCTCGCGCCAGGCGATTGACCGCTAGCGAGACGGCCACCGCGCAACCGACCGGCAGGCTGAGCGCCATCAGCGCAGGCGCGTGATAGAACGCCAACTGGAAGACCGAAACCAGCGGCGCGCGAAAGGCAAACAGCTGCCGAGCATAGTTGAAGAGGAGATTCCCGATCAGCATCAGGGTAACGGCGCACGTACCGATCAGCAAGGGGATCAGCATCTCGCGCGCGGCGTATCGATCGAGCAGTCGCATCAGGCTCTCAGAACCCTGTACAGGGCATACAGCGCGGCACCAGCGCCGACCAGGGCGATAGGCAAAGCAAGCGGCGCGGGCAAAAACTTGACCGCGATTGGCAGGACAGTGGCGCCCAAAGCAAAGACGGCCCATGCGCGGACCAGTTTCGCGCCCAACTTCGCGGTGATCAGTTTGCCTCTCAATAGAGGAGGAAGCACGTAATCGCCGCAGGTCGGGCAACGAAGCTCTCCTGCGCTACAGCTCTTCCCGCACCCCATACAAGGGATAGTTTCAGGAGGCTGGGCGCCTCGAAGCTCTTTGACCCACCGTTCCATCTCGCGCTTTTCGGCAAAGGTGAACTGAGGCGCAATATCGATGCCCCGCTGCATGTGGGCCATGGCCGGGCCGACCAGGCCATAACGATAGCAGAGCCGCGCTAGTTCGGCCCAAGCGTGAAAGTTCTTAGGATCAAATTCGGTCGCCGCTATCTGGCGCAACGCGAGCTCCGCATCGACCTGAGCATTGGCACGCTTGTTGGCAGTTGCCTTGGCAAAGGGGATGAGTATGCACGCCAACCCTAAAACGACCGCTGAAACCAAGTTCGCATAGGGATATTGAGGCTTGATGGAGTTGTAACCCATCCAAAGGGTAACGAGTACGGCGAGCGCGAACTGAAAGACATCCAAGTCGCCTTCTATCAGCATCATGACAATGGCGAAGAGCCAGTAGGCCGCCAGCGCCCAGCCGACCAACAGCAGCAAGAGATAGTCCATGCTTCCCTGGACGGAATTATGCATTATCCGCACGGCGGTATAATCGTCTACTCAAGAAGGAGGAGCGCAATGAAGTTGACTTTAGTCGCGATGATGGCCTTATTAACGGTGGTGGCAATGACTCAGGAGTATAAGCCCAAAGCGGGCGAGACGATCGTCAAGATGACGATCGAGAAGAAGGGCGACATCTACATCTCTCTCGGGACCAAAGAAGCGCCCAAGACGACCGAAAACTTTATCAAACTGGTGAATCAGAAGTTTTACGACGGGATTCTCTTTCACCGCGTGGTAGCCGGATTTGTAGCACAAGCCGGAGACCCCCAGACCAAGACGAAAGGCGCGACGGGCGAGGGCATCGGCAACGGCGGACCGGGGTGGACGATCAAGTTTGAGAACACGCCTTTGAAGCACGAGAAGTATGCTTTGGGCATGGCGCGCACGCAAGACCCGGACAGCGCAGGCAGCCAGTTCTACATCTGCCTGGAGCCCGCGCACCGATTGGACGGCAATTACGTGGTGTTCGGCAAGGTGGTCTCGGGCATGGCCCTGGTGGATAAACTGGCCGTGGGAGATAAGATCGTCTCCGCCCGATTGATTCAAGACGGAAGAAAGTAGTCGGTTCGGGGCGCCAGGCTTTTGCTTGGCGCCCTAATAGCGTTTATGCCGCAGAAGTTTCAGCGGTATAGATTTCGATCAGACGACCCTGCATATGCAGGCGGCGCAAAGTCTCCACCGCCAGCACGTCCAGTTTGACGCCCGCCAAAGAAGAGAGCTCCTTTAGCCGTTCGTCGATGCTCATAGAGCCGCGATAGCTTCGAGAGCAAGCCAGCGTGTCGAAGACATCGGCTACAGCCAGAATGCGGAGCGCCAATGGTTGTTTGCCCGCTTCCAGCCCGTCTGGATAGCCGTTCTTGTCCAACCGTTCGCCGTGATGCCGGATCAAGAACAGCGTATCGGCGTCGAAGCCCATGTTGCCGCAAATATCCTCGCTGTGCAAGGGGTATTGCCGCACTTGCGCGATCTCGTCGCGCGTCAGTCCGCCCTCCTTGTTCAATATCAGCGGGTCGATGCGCGTCTTGCCAATGTCGTGAAACAGCGCGGCGGTCTTGATCTTCTCGATCAGTTCCGGTTGAAGACCCAACTCCTTGGCCAACATCTCGCTGATGGCGGTTACCCGTTGCGAATGGCCGTGCGTGTGGGGGCTTTGCGATTCGACCTGAACGACGATGCTGCTCAACCGCTGATAGTTGGCGATCTGCTCGGCCTCTTTCTTGCGGGCAGCGACCAAGGCTTGAGCCAGGCGAGCGGCCAACTGTTGCAAAGCCGACAGACTGGCCTGATGGACGTTGGCGCCACAGATTTGGATAGCGCCCAACGGCCGACCGCTGGCCGATTCGGGGTCAAAGATAGGCGCACAGACGGACGGGGCGCCTTCCCAAGTAACGCCCTTTGGCGCATCGGTCGGCGGCTTCAGAAGCGAGTAGAACGCGATCGTCTTGCCCGATGCGACGCTCGCGCCGACCAACCCTTCGCCCAACTGCACCAAGGCGCGCTGCTTGACCAAGTCCGGCAGCGAACCCAACTTGACGATCGCCTCTAAAGCGCCCGCGCGCACGTCGTATTGGTAGACGGCTACGCCGTCGGCGCCGACATCGGCCAAATGTTGCTGAAGGTATACGCTGAGCGCCGGCGCAATCTCGTGCCGCTCATCGTCGCCCAAGTCTATCGGCTCAAACGCTGAGGTCTCCGACGAGGCGCGCTCCAGACTAAAGGAGGACGCCAAACCAAAAATCGAAATCGCGACCGAACTTCGCAAAAGGAACTGGAAAAGATCGGGCAGATTGCCTTCGGGCAGACCCACAGCGATTGCTCCAGCAACCAAGGAGGCTATTCGGAGCGGCCGGGGAGCCAGCGCAAAGGCGGCTGTCGCATGGAGCAAAGCGATCCACCATCCGCCCGGTTGCGCAAGCAGCCCGCACACTAGGCTGGCGGCCAAGAACGTCGCGGAGAGCGCAGTCGCGGGTTGTAACCGTTGCGCAGCAATGGTTAGAAAGGCAGCCTGAACGATCGCCCAGCCCGCGACGAACTCTGACCGAAGGCTGCCAGCCAAAAAGAACAGCAGGCAAGTCGATGCGACGACGAGCGGCACAGCGCCGATGACTGATTCTCGAGGCTTCATGGAACAATCGCTTTCAAAACATCTTCCACGGTCTTTGATTCTATTATCGCCATTCGGCCGGCATTCCTGAAGACCTCGAAATTAGCTCGCGAGTCATGGACAATAGTAGCGGCGCCCTTTGAGGAGATCGAACCTCCGAAGAGGGCGATGCTGCCCGGGTTGAGTTCGGAGCCGTTTCCAAGAGTTACCGCGCCTTGAGCCATGATGATCCCGACAGCCCTTGTGTTTTCAGAGAGAAACACCTCGCCGGTAACGACGAACGTAAACATCGAGCCCTTGTCCGCATAAGTCAGGTCGCCATAAATGGTCAGATCGCCTTCGACCACGACCGTTGCCTTGCCCTTCAACTGGCCCTGAATCTTGAGCGAGCCGCGCACGTTCAAGATTTCGCCGTCCACAAGAGTCAGGCCGAGCGGCATGTTGGATCCGCCAAAAATGGTTTGAGTAGCCAGCGCCCGCAACTCCATGATGTCTGGGAACTCCACATCGATCGATTCGGACCCGGTCTCTTCGTAAAGGGTCGCCTTGATCTTGCCGGACTTGCCGCCGCTAGAGGTAACGGCGCCTTCGGAAGAGATCGACGAGTTCGCTTTGACTGTAAGCCCGCCATTGGTGTGAATGTCGCCAACGATGGTCAGGTCCGTTTTGTCGATCACGGCGTTGCCATTGATGAAGACTGCGAACTCTGAGGGCTTGCGATTGACCGTCAGACCAGAAATGATACGCGTTTGGGTCAGCGATTCGCCTTTGTATCCGGCGGTAACGATCGCTTCCACAGCGTTCTTGCCATGGGCGTCCGACTTGTCCACTTGAACATCCACCACGCCGCCTTGAAGCTGAAACGAGTCTTTGAACGGGAGCGCGCGCTTGTTGTATCTCACTTCCCATCCCGCAAACTGGACGCCGCTCTGAATCATCGATTCGAGAATCTGCCTGGTTTCTCGCTTGGCCGCCAGCGAAGTCTGTGTCAGCGAGGCCCACCCGAACGCTGCGGCCATGCCGCCTAGAACAACGAGGGCGAGCAAAGCAAGCACATAGGCGCTACCGGTCTCCTTTCGTTTTCGCATCTTGGCTCACCTCCAACTGTTGGCGTTCTTCAGGTTTTGGGCCAGCGATCGCCTCGCGATCCACTGTTCGTCTTTTACCTTCCAGTTCGATTCGATTTCGGCCTTGACGCAGATGCCGGCGGTACCGATCTCGACAGTCGGCACGAACATTGTAATCGGCCAAATTCTTCCGGTCGATCCCTGCAGGCTCCATTGTGCGTCGGGCGTAATTTTGCCCGCCTTGTCGACCAGTCCCATCCAGAGCACGTTTCCAACAGCCTTTGTGTCTCCCGACTCGTTCGAAAGGTAGAAGGCAAAGGTCTCGCCCTCTCTGTACTCGGGCTCTTCGTCATTTTTGACCGGCACAGGATGCCCATAGGCGTCGGTATCCTTCGGCATAGTCAGGTGCAACCGTCCGTTTACAACCTCCGCATTCATAGCCTGTTTCGCCATCTTGCCGATCTCGATCTCGGCGGTCTCGACCGCACGGTTGACAAGCGTCCGAGATTGCGTATCGGTGAATCCCTTTGCGCCTTGGGTAAAGATGCCCAGAACGACGCCCGCGATGACCATCGTAACGGTCATCGCGATCAGCGTCTCCATCAAACTTAGGCCCCTTGTTCTCCTCATAGGCTCACCTCAGGCAAATTAGACGCTCCCTGACCACTTTGCCTCCTAACGTCGCTTCGTTGGCGCCCCATTCGATCACGACGGTAACGTGCCTCAGTCGCTTCTCGGTCATCTTTGGATGCGGCACCGAGGTTACTGTCATTCTTGCGTCGTCCGGCAGTTCTGTGGCCGGTCGGCCAACGGTCTTGATGTAGGTTGCTTTCTGCGAAGGCAGCGCCGGTTTCGCTTCCAGCGCCTCGACTTCGCTATCCGCGAGCGTGGCTGCAACGGTGCGATATCGGATCGCCGCTCCGTTTCGAGTAACCCAACCCAGAGTTGCGGCGACCGCGACCAGCCCCATGGCCACAATAACGATGGCCAAAAGCGCCTCTACGAGCGAGAAGCCGTATCGGCGCTTTTTAGCTAACATGGGCCGACCGCCTACCAGGTGTTATAGTTGGTGCC
This region includes:
- a CDS encoding outer membrane lipoprotein carrier protein LolA; this encodes MKTLTAIVVSAGLLLTASAQDARAIMAKTEKHLDGLKSMEMTMSMKMTGPMSQNMNGSFAMKRPNFLKANMDMGAMKMQQLSDGKFMYSYNASSNTFTKQPAPKDLKSSGMAGGMGVSQLKISQDKTAKLKYVKRDTVNGKPVHVIEATNVSMIPIPNHKMWAYIGVNDNLMHRYVVEGTMPGGQGQAAGQKMRMEMNFAYKSIGKDLPNSMFVWKAPAGAKEQKMAQPMPVRPQGKSK
- the selB gene encoding selenocysteine-specific translation elongation factor is translated as MIKHAIVGSAGHVDHGKSTLVRALTGIDPDRLKEEKERGMTIDLGFADLASTEVSIGIIDVPGHERFLKNMLAGATGVDAALLVIDAEEGAMPQTREHMAILQLLGVETAVIALTKIDKVDREWLELALDQARELIAGGPWEKAEIVPVSAIAGAGLEDVRAAIFRAAAAAAPKPIDAPFRMTIDRVFPRPGFGTIVTGTALSGVVRLNQRLLILPRGEEARIRGIQSHGKNLEQGVAGQRLAINLAGADKAVIERGCLLAQEGAARATARFNAKVRLLDKPVAHGESPDKLALTHQMRVRVHAGAAEALGRVYLLDEGNLGTGEEGYVQIRLESPLALAQGDRFIVRRYSPLTTLGGGIALDLQPGKYRRRDPETLKRLRGETQLNRLAAILSAMPSGAARKEIQKSHPELTGEEIASALAEGTAIELSDGRLISGAMVERLAGQAFQSIAQYHSKHPLKSGMPIETLRSALKADRATLEAALKGMAGEGKIELLSVGRERRVRLSGFEIAPNAKQQALLTRVMAALDSGGAQPPPLGEVGQQVGAPPQAIQEMVSLGLELGQIAMIDEGLYYTASRLKEIMDRTAEFIRTHGSITAAQLRDELGASRKYAVPLLEHFDSIGFTLRQGDARTLPG
- a CDS encoding YjgP/YjgQ family permease, which produces MRLLDRYAAREMLIPLLIGTCAVTLMLIGNLLFNYARQLFAFRAPLVSVFQLAFYHAPALMALSLPVGCAVAVSLAVNRLARDSEITVMRMAGISLRRIFLPMILFGLVVSGVNFWLTEKVAPQAEREFNRLLTRILFLQSAPTSANNVVMRSGRYTVAIGSVRRQGDFALLTDIALLENLAEGGWIVVRAEDGIYGGGRWDLTRPTIHFYHKNGDVFDVKVGEMEPIALKPQIQDFFSSPVRPEELTRAELKKQIDRERELGIATRGKELSYHLKVAMPVACLIMALISPAISLRLARSGGFVGVLIAIVLAFVYWNTLLLAQLVGEQGYLPPLLAAWSPNILFGLAGLWLIARAE
- a CDS encoding peptidylprolyl isomerase, translating into MTIEKKGDIYISLGTKEAPKTTENFIKLVNQKFYDGILFHRVVAGFVAQAGDPQTKTKGATGEGIGNGGPGWTIKFENTPLKHEKYALGMARTQDPDSAGSQFYICLEPAHRLDGNYVVFGKVVSGMALVDKLAVGDKIVSARLIQDGRK
- a CDS encoding HD domain-containing protein, encoding MKPRESVIGAVPLVVASTCLLFFLAGSLRSEFVAGWAIVQAAFLTIAAQRLQPATALSATFLAASLVCGLLAQPGGWWIALLHATAAFALAPRPLRIASLVAGAIAVGLPEGNLPDLFQFLLRSSVAISIFGLASSFSLERASSETSAFEPIDLGDDERHEIAPALSVYLQQHLADVGADGVAVYQYDVRAGALEAIVKLGSLPDLVKQRALVQLGEGLVGASVASGKTIAFYSLLKPPTDAPKGVTWEGAPSVCAPIFDPESASGRPLGAIQICGANVHQASLSALQQLAARLAQALVAARKKEAEQIANYQRLSSIVVQVESQSPHTHGHSQRVTAISEMLAKELGLQPELIEKIKTAALFHDIGKTRIDPLILNKEGGLTRDEIAQVRQYPLHSEDICGNMGFDADTLFLIRHHGERLDKNGYPDGLEAGKQPLALRILAVADVFDTLACSRSYRGSMSIDERLKELSSLAGVKLDVLAVETLRRLHMQGRLIEIYTAETSAA
- a CDS encoding prepilin-type N-terminal cleavage/methylation domain-containing protein: MRRTRGLSLMETLIAMTVTMVIAGVVLGIFTQGAKGFTDTQSRTLVNRAVETAEIEIGKMAKQAMNAEVVNGRLHLTMPKDTDAYGHPVPVKNDEEPEYREGETFAFYLSNESGDTKAVGNVLWMGLVDKAGKITPDAQWSLQGSTGRIWPITMFVPTVEIGTAGICVKAEIESNWKVKDEQWIARRSLAQNLKNANSWR
- a CDS encoding prepilin-type N-terminal cleavage/methylation domain-containing protein; translation: MLAKKRRYGFSLVEALLAIVIVAMGLVAVAATLGWVTRNGAAIRYRTVAATLADSEVEALEAKPALPSQKATYIKTVGRPATELPDDARMTVTSVPHPKMTEKRLRHVTVVIEWGANEATLGGKVVRERLICLR